The Candidatus Edwardsbacteria bacterium region ATCCTGTAACCCTCATCCATAAAACGCCTCTTCTTTCGATATTGCCCTGATAATCACTGGCCGTGCCTTTTGAGGGGCAGGGTTATCAGGAAGGCCGAGCCCTGTCCCGGACGGCTGCCAGCCAACTTGATTTTCCCCTGGTGGTAATCCTCTATGATCCGCCGAACCAGCGAAAGCCCCAGCCCCCAGCCCAGGGCCTTGGTGGTAAAGCCGGGGGAGAAGATCTTTTTCTGGTGCCCCGGCTGTATCCCCCGGCCGTTGTCGCTGACGGTGATCTCGATCTTTTTGGCGGAAACAACGGTGCCTATCGATATCACTCCGCCGGGGCCCTCGATGGCGTCGATGGCGTTCTTGATCAGGTTCTCCGCCGCCCAGGTGAACAGGTCCCGGTTCAGCAGGACCGCGGGGCCTGGGTCGTAGTTTTCCTCAAAACGGATGTTCTTGCCCATGTTGGCCGCCCGGTGGGTGAAATATCCCACCGCCTGATGCAACAGCTGGTTGATATCGGCCTCGGCCAGTTTGGGAATGGAGCCCACCTGGTTAAAACGGTTGAGCACCTTCTCCAGATGGGCCAGGTCGTTCTCCATCTCGGGGATTATCTCCGGCGGGGCCTTGGTGCCGTCCTTGAGCAAGGTCAGCCAGCCCATCAGGGATGAGATGGGGGTGCCCAGCTGATGAGCCGCCTCCCGGGCCAGCCCCACCCACACCGCCCGCTCCTCGCCGGCCTTGATGGCCCGGAACCCTATGAATCCTATCCAGACGAACAGGGCGATCATGCCGATCTGGATGAAGGGGACGTAGCCCAGCTCCTTCAATATCTGGGGATTGCCGTAATGCACGTAGCCCACCACCGTGGAATCGGAGTTGATCATCATGGGGATGGGTTGGTTCTCGCCGTCCAGCTTCAGGATGGCGGTCTTGACCCCGGCCAGCGGGTCGCCGGGCGGCAGCGAGTCCCACTGCTTCATCTGTTCGGTGGTCATGGGGTATGGCTCGATGCCGATATTCTTCCAGGCCAGGGGGACGCCCTTCCGGTCGGTGACCACCACCGGGAAGTTTATCTTCTGGATGATCTCCTCGAAGATGATGCCGGTCTCCGGAACGTCCCCCACCACCTCGGGCACCGCCGCGGTCATGCAGAAGCGGGCGAACACCCGGGACATGATCCGGGGCTCCTCCTCCAGCTTGCGGATCAGCAGGGTGGTGTAGATCAGGGAGACCAGCACCAGGCTGGCGGCGCCCACGAACAGGTAGGAGCGCCAGATCCCGGTCCATCTGGAATGGGGTTTTACGAAAGAGACCATAGATGATTTTAATTAATGAAATTTAATCCTGGGCACTAAATTCTAAACCATAACGACCGTACATTGCAAATATATTATTAGATCTTTACCTGGTTCCGCCCCCCGGCCTTGGCCCGGTACAGGGCCTTGTCCACCTTGTCTATTATCTCGTCCTTCTCGGAGCCATCCTCCGGAAAACCGGAGACCCCCAGGCTGATGGTCACCCGCCCGATATTCTTCGCTCCCTCGGCCTCGAACCGGTTCCTCTCCACCGCCACCCGGATCCGCTCGGCCAGCAGCCGGGCCTCGGACTTCTTGGTCTCGGGCAGCACCAGCATGAACTCCTCTCCGCCGTAGCGGGCCACCAGGTCCACGTCGCGGGCCTGCTCCCGGAGCAGCCGGGATACCTCTTTCAGGACTATGTCTCCCATCGGATGTCCCAGGGTGTCGTTGATCCTCTTGAAATGGTCGATGTCCATCATTATCAGGGACAGCGGATGATTGTACCTCCGGGCCCGGTTGAGCTCCCGTTCGAAGAAGGACTGGAAGAAGCGGTGGTTGTTCAGGCCGGTCAGGCCGTCGGTCACCGCCAGCTGTTCGGTCTCCTCGTACAGCCGGGCGTTCTCCAGGGCCACCGCCACCTGGCTGGCCAGGGTGGTCAGCAGCCGCTGGTCCACCTGGTCGAAGGCGTTGACATTGTCGCTCTCCACGTTGAGCACCCCCACCACCTGTTGTTTGATCTTCAGCGGCACCGCCAGCTCCGAGCGGGTCTTGCCGTCGATGCTGACGTAATGCTGGTTCTGGGTGACGTCCTTGACCATGATCGGCTCGCCGGTGGCCGCCACCATCCCAGTAATGCCCTCCCGGCCGATCTTCAGCCTTCGCCCCATTTCGTTCAGGATATCATGATACCCCAGGCTGGCCTTGAACACCAGCTCGTTGGCATTGCTGTCCACGATCATTATGGCGATCTTGTTGTAATGGAAGGTATCACTCAGGATGCGGCAGACCTGGTCCAGCAACACATCCAGCTTCAAGGTGGAGCTGACCGTAGTGCCCACATTATGCAGCGCCGAAAGTTCGCTGATCCGGCGCTTGGCCTCCTCATACAGCCTGGCATTATCCAGGGCTATCGATACCTGGCTGGCCAGGGTGGTCAGCAGCCTCAGGTCGGACTCGGTGAAGGCGTCGGTCTTGTCATCCTCGATGTTGAGCACCCCGATGGTCTTCCCTTCCCGTTTGATGGGCACCGCGATCTCCGAAAGCACCCGGGGGTCGATGGCGCTGTAGCGCGGTTCCTGACGGACATCGTTGACGATCTGGGGTTCACCATGCTCTGCTACCCAGCCCACCACGCTGTTGCCGCCCACCGTAAAGTAAAGCATATTAAGCTCCTCGCCGTATCCGGACTGGGCCCCGATGAAGATGCTCTTGCTCTGCGGCTCCACCGTGAAGATGGCCACCTTCAGATAATGCAGGGTGTCCCGGATGACCCCCACCACCTTTTCCAGCAGTTTTTCCCTTTCGATGGCCGAGGAGATCACTATTCCGATATTGTGCAGGGTGGAAAGTTCGCTGATACGGGCCTGGGCATCATTATAGAGCGTGGCGTTGGCAATGGCCAGGGCCGCAGTGTTGGCAAAGGCCTCCAGCGATCGCACCTTCCGTTTGTCGGG contains the following coding sequences:
- a CDS encoding HAMP domain-containing sensor histidine kinase produces the protein MVSFVKPHSRWTGIWRSYLFVGAASLVLVSLIYTTLLIRKLEEEPRIMSRVFARFCMTAAVPEVVGDVPETGIIFEEIIQKINFPVVVTDRKGVPLAWKNIGIEPYPMTTEQMKQWDSLPPGDPLAGVKTAILKLDGENQPIPMMINSDSTVVGYVHYGNPQILKELGYVPFIQIGMIALFVWIGFIGFRAIKAGEERAVWVGLAREAAHQLGTPISSLMGWLTLLKDGTKAPPEIIPEMENDLAHLEKVLNRFNQVGSIPKLAEADINQLLHQAVGYFTHRAANMGKNIRFEENYDPGPAVLLNRDLFTWAAENLIKNAIDAIEGPGGVISIGTVVSAKKIEITVSDNGRGIQPGHQKKIFSPGFTTKALGWGLGLSLVRRIIEDYHQGKIKLAGSRPGQGSAFLITLPLKRHGQ